The following proteins are encoded in a genomic region of Garra rufa chromosome 22, GarRuf1.0, whole genome shotgun sequence:
- the sncgb gene encoding synuclein, gamma b (breast cancer-specific protein 1) isoform X2, giving the protein MDVLMKGFSMAKEGVVAAAEKTKAGVEEAALRTKEGVMYVGNKTKEGMVSGVNTVAQRTTDQANIVGETAVGSANEAGQKSVEGLENVGASTGLVNPGDFSHGGMEGGDGGEGY; this is encoded by the exons ATGGATGTTCTAATGAAGGGATTCTCCATGGCCAAGGAAGGAGTGGTGGCCGCCGCAGAGAAAACTAAAGCTGGAGTCGAAGAGGCAGCTCTAAGGACCAAAGAAGGGGTCATGTATGTGG GCAACAAGACAAAAGAGGGAATGGTGTCAGGCGTAAACACAG TTGCCCAGAGGACCACCGACCAGGCGAATATTGTCGGTGAAACAGCGGTAGGCAGCGCTAATGAAGCTGGACAGAAGTCAGTAGAGGGCCTGGAGAATGTGGGTGCATCAACTGGCCTAGTCAATCCG GGTGACTTCTCTCATGGAGGCATGGAAGGAGGAGACGGTGGAGAG GGTTATTAG
- the sncgb gene encoding synuclein, gamma b (breast cancer-specific protein 1) isoform X1, producing MDVLMKGFSMAKEGVVAAAEKTKAGVEEAALRTKEGVMYVGNKTKEGMVSGVNTVAQRTTDQANIVGETAVGSANEAGQKSVEGLENVGASTGLVNPDEALYEGDFSHGGMEGGDGGEGY from the exons ATGGATGTTCTAATGAAGGGATTCTCCATGGCCAAGGAAGGAGTGGTGGCCGCCGCAGAGAAAACTAAAGCTGGAGTCGAAGAGGCAGCTCTAAGGACCAAAGAAGGGGTCATGTATGTGG GCAACAAGACAAAAGAGGGAATGGTGTCAGGCGTAAACACAG TTGCCCAGAGGACCACCGACCAGGCGAATATTGTCGGTGAAACAGCGGTAGGCAGCGCTAATGAAGCTGGACAGAAGTCAGTAGAGGGCCTGGAGAATGTGGGTGCATCAACTGGCCTAGTCAATCCG GATGAGGCTTTATATGAG GGTGACTTCTCTCATGGAGGCATGGAAGGAGGAGACGGTGGAGAG GGTTATTAG